The sequence below is a genomic window from Gossypium hirsutum isolate 1008001.06 chromosome A11, Gossypium_hirsutum_v2.1, whole genome shotgun sequence.
tctgacccaagaaccactaagtacaccagaaccagttgcagttgcagttgcaaggccacggagagaaattcgtaaacctgctcgatttactgatatggtgacCTACGCCCTTCcggttgttgatgatattcctatcacttatcaagaagcaatgcaaagcttagaaagtgataaatggaaaagcgccatggatgaagaaatgcagtctctcttgaagaacaatacttgggaattggcgcaattaccgaaaggtaaaagggcaatcggatgcaagtgggtattcgcaaagaaatatggatctcctagcaagaaggatattcgctacaaggtaagattggtagctaaaggctacgctcagaaggagggaattgactacaatgatgtatttttccctgttgtgaagcattcctccattagaattttgttggccttggtagcacagttgaatttggagctagctcaacttgatgttaagacggctttcttgcatagtgagttagaagaggagatctatatgactcagcccgaaggatacacagatgctggtggtagaaattgggtttgtaagctgaacaaatcgctatatggattgaagcaatccccgaggcagtggtacaagcgatttgatagctttatgagaaggcagaagtacacaagaagcaaatatgacaattgtgtatatttgcagaagctgcatgacggatctttcatttatctactcttgtatgttgatgatatgttaatcgcttcgaagagccaaaatgagatagataagctgaaggcttagttgaatcaagagttcgagatgaaagatctaggtgaggccaagaagattctcggcatggagataagtagagatagaccgagaggcaagctctgtttaaatcagaagcaatatctgaaaaaggtattacaatgttttggtgtaaatgaaaacacaaaacatgtaagtaccccacttgcttctcatttgaaacttagtgctcaattatctccgaagactgaagatgaaagagaatatatggcgaaagtcccatatgctaatgcagttgggagtttgatgtatgcgatggtgtgtacgaggcctgacatttcacaagctgttggagttgtgagcaggtatatgcatgatcatggaaaaggacattggcaagctgtgaaatggattctacggtatcttcgaaaaaccgtagatgttggtttaattattaaacaggatgaagcacttggtcagtttgtagttggatatgttgattccgactttgctggtgatttagataaacgtcgttcaactacggggtatctgtttactcttgcgaaagccctagtgagttggaagtctaccttacagtctacagtagctgtgtctactacagaggcagaatatatggcagttacagaagctgttaaggaggctatttggcttaatggattgttgaaagacttaggagttgttcaaagtcacataagtttatattgagACAGttagagcgctattcatttagcgaaaaatcaagtctatcattcaagaaccaagcatatcgacgtaagatatcactttgtgcaggaaatctttgaaaaaggaaaaattctacttcagaagattccgacagcagataatcccgcagatatgatgaccaaggtggtaacaacaatcaagtttaatcattgtttgaacttgattaacatcttgagaatttgagcaccttcaggtgtatggcgctcgagagcgcatttgtaggcactacaaaagatagctttatcgaatttggggagttgaaggaagtgtgtgaaaatgtgattatcctaatcaaatcttcaaggtggagattgttaacattaatggaagacaattaataatggttgccattaacattaatgggagacaatcaataatgacaaccaccaactttggaaaagtggcaagggataatttttttttggtccttgagataatgggctatttattgtttggtccttgaacctcaactataaataggccttctcatttctcatttcaattcatcccaaccaatctttctctcttagttttctctcttcccccatttgagaattcttaaggaattctatttgtttgtaatattttggagatagtaaagttatcatctggttttAGTAGCCCGacgacgtaggtataatttaccgaacctcgttaaaactcttgtgttctttttgtcctatttttctttcaatatttgagggtataatagtagtatttaattgtgctattaaattacgttaaaaggaatattctgactaaggaaagacttggtatttaagagatccttgtgatccacctctcttccctgggaattgaactttgtgtgattttttagtacaataatttacacgcttccgaccctattggaacaacaaaaTCAGCTCTAAACCATCACCAAATGATAGTGGACCACCAGCAAATTCAATCAACTTCACTTCATGTCCCTTGGCTAGATCAATCTTAAGCAAATAGCCACCCAAAGTATGAATTACGATCAAGTAGCCATCGGGGTGGTAAACGATTCCGCTCAATACAGCCAAGCTTTTGTACCACTCTTTGGGAGTGAAGAGTGGGTTTGTGAGGGTAGACAAGATCTCACCATCCACACCTACCTTCCAAAGTTTACTGCCTTTCACATCGGTAACGTACGCATTACCATCTGCATCTACTGCAACATCATCCGCCAAGGATTTCTCAGCACCTGAGAATCAAGCAACTAAGGTATGAAAAATGTTTCTATATAACGACATAGCATTGAGCATGTGAAAAGGGAAGCAATTAAAGGTGTATGGTAGCATGTCACCGGGTTAGTTGGGTTGGACCCTAAATTTTAAGGGGCATAATTGCTTTTGTTCGTTGTCTATTGTACGTAAATGCCCACTTTGATATTATCAACAGCACAGAGAAGGCCTTCATCCAAGTGGCCCAACTGCTCATTTACAACTTCAGGCTTCATACAGGCCTAGAATTTTGACCATAACCTATTAGGTAGGTTATCAACCCTAAACTGACAAGCTGAGGctgttaaaaaaaagtttaatgaaaaattttatcactattatttacatattttattaaaatgattttaattgtttttttaaattattaatatttattaattttttaaactgttctttttaataaatttaatgaaattattgttaaaaaaataaacaggaatgacctaaaattttatatatagaattatttttaataagataTAAGAAAAGATTTTGACGGTTTAGATTAAAGAGACTACGGACATGCTGTTATTTCTTACTACTTTAAATAATATcgaattgaatttgattattattacaGTAGGCAAAAAGGGTTAAGAATCGTTACCAGAGCCACTGAGCTTGGTTAGAAAGAGTCGTTTCCACGTGGACAAATCGTAAGCCGCGAGTGCACTATATCGGTTGCCGAACATGTCGGCAACGGCGACAAGCAGCCGGTTTCGAGGATTGTCAAGGGCGAGGCCGAGGGAAGCATTCCCGGTCAAATCAGAGTCTTTGACAACTGTGACTTCCTTTAATACGATGTCGCAGGTGTAATTCTGGGGGACATGGATTTCTCCGACGCCACCTTCTAAGAAAGTGACAAGGAAACGACGGCTCTCATAGTCCCACTTGGCGGACTCGCGGAAAAAGCCGGAGCTGTAGTAGTGGAAAACGTGGTGATCAGTCTCGGCGCGTTCTTGGTAGATGATGTAAGCGATGGGAAGTGCGGATAGGATGAAGAGGAAAATAAACAACCTTGCAGAGCAGAACCAAAGCGCCATGTTTTTCCAAAGAGAGAGAGGTAGGCGTAGCCTGCTGGTGTTTCAATTTCATACTTTGATTTCTTCTTTGGACTGTTCttcttttaaataatgttatggaTGACTTAATATCATGAAAATcaatagaaaatattaaaattcactttataaaattatgcgctcttttttgacttttcatgttatttttatattaaaatttatttaattcaagaTGATCCAACTCTCATGTTGAAGGCTATTTTGTcatcttataatatatatatttaatctaTAAATAAAGTAAAAGTATTATACTGACATAGATAT
It includes:
- the LOC107922786 gene encoding uncharacterized protein, with the protein product MALWFCSARLFIFLFILSALPIAYIIYQERAETDHHVFHYYSSGFFRESAKWDYESRRFLVTFLEGGVGEIHVPQNYTCDIVLKEVTVVKDSDLTGNASLGLALDNPRNRLLVAVADMFGNRYSALAAYDLSTWKRLFLTKLSGSGAEKSLADDVAVDADGNAYVTDVKGSKLWKVGVDGEILSTLTNPLFTPKEWYKSLAVLSGIVYHPDGYLIVIHTLGGYLLKIDLAKGHEVKLIEFAGGPLSFGDGLELISPTKLVVAAGNPSGRLVESTDGWETAYVVEKFKGPMHRFATAATVKDGKVYLNHMVGMGYPKKTHALVEFVL